TTCACAACCGAGTTGTTTCAATCAAACAGCCGCTCTTTTCTCTCGTCAAATTCCTTTGACCTCTCGTCTAATACTATATTTTGGCCACTATGCAGATTACTAACGCTTCTCAACTTACTGGTGTTTTCCCCGCGTTGTTCACTCCGCTCAAGAACGACGATCCCAAGAACCTTCGCAACTCCATCGACTACAAGAAGATGGGTCAGATGATCGACGACGTGATCGCTAACGGCGCAAGTGGCGTGCTCCCCGCCGTGACCACGGGTCAGAGTGCGACTGTTTCTCCGCAGCAGCACCTGGATGTTATCAAGTTTACGCTCGACTATGTGGATGGCCGCGTGCCCGTGATTGCCGGTGCCGGTTCCAACTGCACTCGCGAATCTATCGAAATGATCGAAAACGTTCAGAAGATTGCCCCGGTGGCAGTCCTCTGCGTGACAGGCTACTACAACAACCCGCCG
This sequence is a window from uncultured Fibrobacter sp.. Protein-coding genes within it:
- a CDS encoding dihydrodipicolinate synthase family protein — protein: MQITNASQLTGVFPALFTPLKNDDPKNLRNSIDYKKMGQMIDDVIANGASGVLPAVTTGQSATVSPQQHLDVIKFTLDYVDGRVPVIAGAGSNCTRESIEMIENVQKIAPVAVLCVTGYYNNPPQEGLLKHYRTLSSETGAKIVIYNVPGRTSSYVHPDTLIELAEDKNIIGLKQAVEFGFGEKFHEDTMRVIKETKGKDFAVMSGEDGLFADLLEMGGTGLISASGNIPEATKTFVDL